A portion of the Cryptomeria japonica chromosome 5, Sugi_1.0, whole genome shotgun sequence genome contains these proteins:
- the LOC131045028 gene encoding GDSL esterase/lipase At5g03610, translating to MDAMFSRLLFLIIIFCLLAGRGIAEKAQALFVLGDSFADTGNRNPYNQSENQSWRRPYGLTWPGYPAGRFSSGKIQTDFWANILGLPSPIAYEMLKSHDCKATAKKIRQGVNFAVGGSGILRAYGFTTVPQQVKQFKELVGGSLGFDSHKLSRSIVLISVAGNDYGAYVSSRNGSREGIIDLVKPVVRGIVKAVKDLYEFGLRNFVVSNNAHFGCAPQIGKTSCNSNFDDIIALHTRLLTKGVQSLRSRHKESSIIISDVVSAANYIFSNPVKFGFVDLFVPCCAEKGGIDKCGQVDEVGRALYEVCSDINEKFYWDSVHPTQRGWHAIMSLYSNGEPGGNKTMSFIEGVPNLIDWLHSLGFDAYRISS from the exons ATGGATGCCATGTTTTCTCGCCTTCTGTTTCTGATAATCATTTTCTGTTTACTTGCAG GGAGAGGCATTGCGGAGAAAGCGCAGGCGTTGTTTGTGTTGGGAGACTCTTTTGCCGACACAGGAAATCgcaatccatataatcaaagcGAAAACCAGTCATGGAGACGACCGTACGGTCTGACCTGGCCTGGCTATCCTGCAGGCAGATTTTCTTCTGGAAAAATCCAGACAGATTTTTGGG CGAATATTTTAGGGCTTCCCTCTCCCATTGCTTATGAGATGCTGAAAAGTCATGACTGTAAAGCAACTGCAAAGAAGATTCGACAAGGAGTTAATTTTGCAGTAGGCGGCAGTGGAATACTTCGAGCCTACGGTTTCACAACAGTGCCACAACAGGTGAAGCAGTTTAAGGAGCTGGTTGGAGGAAGTCTAGGGTTCGATTCTCACAAGCTCTCGCGGTCAATAGTCCTTATCTCCGTGGCTGGAAACGACTACGGTGCATACGTTTCAAGCAGAAACGGCTCCAGAGAG GGAATAATCGATCTGGTGAAGCCTGTGGTGAGAGGGATAGTCAAGGCCGTGAAAGATTTGTATGAGTTCGGCCTTAGGAATTTCGTTGTGAGTAATAATGCTCATTTTGGATGCGCTCCTCAAATCGGCAAGACATCCTGCAATTCGAACTTCGATGACATTATAGCTCTTCATACGAGATTACTGACAAAGGGCGTACAAAGCCTCAGATCTCGTCATAAGGAATCATCCATTATAATTTCAGATGTTGTGTCTGCGGCTAATTATATTTTCTCCAATCCTGTTAAATTTG GGTTTGTGGATTTGTTCGTTCCTTGCTGTGCTGAGAAAGGCGGGATTGATAAGTGTGGACAGGTGGACGAAGTAGGCAGGGCTTTATATGAAGTGTGTTCTGATATCAATGAAAAGTTTTACTGGGATTCAGTCCATCCAACGCAGAGAGGATGGCATGCCATAATGTCGCTCTACAGTAATGGAGAACCAGGAGGGAACAAAACTATGAGTTTTATAGAGGGGGTGCCAAATCTTATTGACTGGCTACACTCACTTGGATTCGATGCTTATAGAATCTCCTCATGA